The following are from one region of the Nicotiana tomentosiformis chromosome 7, ASM39032v3, whole genome shotgun sequence genome:
- the LOC104108207 gene encoding pathogenesis-related protein 1, whose amino-acid sequence MQMSMSMSKAQILLAPPTFLVFFNLLIFISSTEAAPISFGWVQQEFLKAHNDLRSSVGVPPLQWDANLASFALDWATQRKQDCNYRRHSTGPYGENIFWQLYKETPPTGVVQKWFSEKKFFDEVNNVCKCQPEKEGCECGHYLNVVWKTTKKVGCSGFVYCNDQKGVYIVCSYDPIGNVKGVNPLNPGDLTTNSTNH is encoded by the exons ATGCAAATGTCAATGTCAATGTCAAAGGCTCAAATTCTTTTAGCACCACCAACTTTTTTGGTGTTCTTCAACTTATTAATCTTCATTTCCTCAACAGAAGCAGCACCAATATCCTTTGGCTGGGTTCAACAAGAATTCCTTAAGGCTCACAATGATCTAAGAAGCAGTGTTGGTGTTCCTCCTTTGCAATGGGATGCTAATTTAGCCTCTTTTGCACTTGATTGGGCTACTCAGCGTAAGCAGGATTGTAATTACAG GCGACATTCTACCGGGCCATATGGAGAGAACATCTTCTGGCAACTATACAAAGAGACACCTCCAACTGGTGTAGTGCAGAAATGGTTCTCAGAAAAGAAGTTTTTTGATGAGGTGAACAATGTTTGCAAATGCCAACCTGAAAAGGAAGGATGTGAATGTGGGCATTACTTGAATGTGGTATGGAAAACTACAAAGAAAGTTGGATGCAGTGGCTTTGTTTATTGCAATGATCAAAAGGGTGTTTATATTGTCTGCTCATATGATCCTATTGGCAATGTTAAAGGTGTCAATCCTTTGAATCCTGGTGATTTAACAACTAATTCCACCAACCATTGA